AATTTCTCATTTCCTAGCATTTTTTCAAGTTTCATCACTTCTTTTTGTAGTTTTTCAGACTGTTTTGTTAGTCGAGCAAGAATAGGTTTCAAGTCAAGTGAAGAAGTTGGGAGATAAGTTTTCAAGTTGTCCGAAATATCAGAAATTGCATTTTCAACTTTGCCAAACTGAACATTTTCAACTTTTGCCAATTTTTGAATGTAAGGTTTTGCAAACTCTAAATCTGTTTCAGATTCAACTGCGACCTCATCGGCACGAGGTAAGTTGATTGTTGCCTTGAGTCGTCGAACTGAAACAATTGCTTCAATTACAAGTTCAAAGTTTTGTGCATTTTCAACTTCAAAATTTTCAGGATATTTCTCAATTGAAATACTTTCAGAATTTTCTAAACTTTTTCCACCGAGTTCTTGATAAATTGCCTCCGAAATAAATGGCATAAATGGGTGAAGTAGTTTCATAGACTCTCGGAAAATTGCACCAAGTTCAACTACCGAATCTTTTGAGACTTTTGATAACTCAATTCCCCAATCACAAAAATCATTCCACAAAAATTTGTAAAGAGTTGTTGCACCGTCATTAAATCTATATTCGTCCAAAAAGCCCCGAGTTTCAGAAACTGCTTTACTGAATTTTGAAAGCATATATTTTCCGAGTGGAGTTTTAATTTCCGTATCCGAAAAAGTTCCAAATTTTTCACCATTTAAAAGCAGATATTTTGAAGCATTATGCAATTTGTTTGTGAAGTTTCTTGAAAGTTCTAATTTCTCTTCAGAAAGTCTAATATCTCGACCTTGAACAGCAAGAATTGCAAGAGTAAATCGAAGTGCATCAGCCGAATATTTTTCAATCATGTCAAGAGGATCAATCACATTTCCTTTCGACTTAGACATTTTTTCACCCTTTTCATCTCGAACAAGAGCATGTAGGTAAATATCTTTAAAAGGTAATTCTCCGATGAGGTGTTCTCCCATCATTATCATTCGTGCCACCCAGAAAAACAGAATATCAAAACCCGTAACAAGAAGTGAATTTGGATAGAAATCTTTCAAGTCATTTTGTGCAAATTTTCCATTTTCAGCTTGTCCCCAACCAAGAGTAGAGAAAGACCAAAGAGCAGATGAGAACCAAGTATCAAGAACATCTGGGTCTTGTGAAATATGGGCATGACCACATTTTGGACACACATTTTCAGTTTCTGGATTTTCAGAAGCCCATTCGTGATGACAAGAGTCGCAAGTGAAAACTGGAATTCGATGTCCCCACCAAAGTTGTCTTGAAATACACCAGTCCCGTAGGTCGTCCATCCAAGCAGTATAAGAATTTATCCAGTGTTCAGGGTAGAATTTTGAGAGACCAGCTTTCATTTTATCGATTGACTTTTCAGCAACCTCTTTTTTCAAAAACCATTGAGTTGAAATGTATGGTTCGACCACATTTTTACATCGGTAGCAGTGTCCGACTTGATTTTTGTAATCTTCGATTTTATCGATAAAACCTTCCGCTTCTAATTTTGCAACAATTTTTTCTCGACTTTCTAATCTTTCGCTACCTTCAAATTCTCCACAATACGAATTCAGAATTCCTTTTTCATCAAAAATTGTAATCTGCTCTAAATTGTGTCGCTTCCCAACTTCATAATCGTTCGGATCGTGTGCAGGTGTAACTTTTACAACTCCAGTTCCAAAATCCATTTCAACATGAGAATCTGCAATAATTTTGACTTTTCGTCCAATCAGTGGTAGAGAGATTTCTTTGCCGATGAGGTCGGAATATCGTGAGTCTTCTGGATTTACCATAACTGCTGTATCACCGAAGAATGTCTCTGGTCGAGTTGTCGCAACTACTAAAAATTTGTCAGAATCAACAAGCGGATATTTTATGTGGTAGAGTTTTCCATCATTCTCTTTATATTCAACTTCAATATCGCTTAATGCCCCGTCGTGAGTGCACCAATTTACAAGATAGTTTCCTTTTACAATTAGACCTTCGTCATATAATTTTTTGAATGCTTTTGAGACTGCTTGTTTCAGCCCGTTATCCATTGTAAATCGTTCACGACTCCAAGCTGGTGAAACTCCTAATTTTCGTAATTGATGAACCATTGTTGAGCCACT
This genomic stretch from Thiovulum sp. ES harbors:
- a CDS encoding valyl-tRNA synthetase (PFAM: tRNA synthetases class I (I, L, M and V); Anticodon-binding domain; Valyl tRNA synthetase tRNA binding arm~TIGRFAM: valyl-tRNA synthetase), giving the protein MAYEPKEIEEKFYKIWEERGYFELDGNKSIQNGETFTIMMPPPNVTGSLHIGHSLTFTLQDIAVRYKRMDGFRTLWQPGTDHAGIATQNVVEKQLLAEGKTKEELGREKFLERVWEWKEQSGSTMVHQLRKLGVSPAWSRERFTMDNGLKQAVSKAFKKLYDEGLIVKGNYLVNWCTHDGALSDIEVEYKENDGKLYHIKYPLVDSDKFLVVATTRPETFFGDTAVMVNPEDSRYSDLIGKEISLPLIGRKVKIIADSHVEMDFGTGVVKVTPAHDPNDYEVGKRHNLEQITIFDEKGILNSYCGEFEGSERLESREKIVAKLEAEGFIDKIEDYKNQVGHCYRCKNVVEPYISTQWFLKKEVAEKSIDKMKAGLSKFYPEHWINSYTAWMDDLRDWCISRQLWWGHRIPVFTCDSCHHEWASENPETENVCPKCGHAHISQDPDVLDTWFSSALWSFSTLGWGQAENGKFAQNDLKDFYPNSLLVTGFDILFFWVARMIMMGEHLIGELPFKDIYLHALVRDEKGEKMSKSKGNVIDPLDMIEKYSADALRFTLAILAVQGRDIRLSEEKLELSRNFTNKLHNASKYLLLNGEKFGTFSDTEIKTPLGKYMLSKFSKAVSETRGFLDEYRFNDGATTLYKFLWNDFCDWGIELSKVSKDSVVELGAIFRESMKLLHPFMPFISEAIYQELGGKSLENSESISIEKYPENFEVENAQNFELVIEAIVSVRRLKATINLPRADEVAVESETDLEFAKPYIQKLAKVENVQFGKVENAISDISDNLKTYLPTSSLDLKPILARLTKQSEKLQKEVMKLEKMLGNEKFISKAKPEVIEENKKGLSEAKEKLSKVIAEKEKLENLS